From the Daucus carota subsp. sativus chromosome 8, DH1 v3.0, whole genome shotgun sequence genome, one window contains:
- the LOC108198017 gene encoding uncharacterized protein LOC108198017, translated as MASTLLLVIVFLLDLVAFALAVAAEQRRASATITDDGTDSYCSYESDIATGLGVGSLLFLLASQLLIMIASRCLCCGGALKPGKSRAWSIVLFILCWLTFIIAEACLLAGSVRNAYHTKYRTSIVVDPPSCETLRKGVFAAGAAFIVFTGILSEFYYVSLSKANDGFLPTNGDGGIRMGAYN; from the exons ATGGCTTCGACATTGCTGTTGGTCATTGTGTTTCTGCTTGATCTCGTTGCTTTTGCTCTTGCTGTTGCTGCGGAGCAGAGAAGGGCTTCT GCAACAATCACCGATGATGGGACTGACAGCTATTGTTCTTACGAATCGGATATTGCTACCGGCTTGGGTGTTGGATCATTACTGTTCCTCTTGGCTAGTCAGCTGCTCATAATGATCGCTAGTCGATGCCTATGTTGTGGCGGAGCATTAAAGCCTGGTAAATCCAGGGCATGGTCGATTGTCCTATTCATCCTGTGCTG GCTGACATTTATCATTGCTGAGGCCTGCTTGCTAGCAGGTTCAGTGAGGAATGCCTACCACACAAAATACAGGACATCTATAGTGGTGGATCCCCCATCTTGTGAGACTTTGAGGAAGGGAGTCTTTGCAGCAGGGGCTGCTTTCATCGTTTTTACAGGCATTCTATCTGAGTTCTATTATGTCAGCTTGTCAAAGGCAAATGACGGTTTTTTGCCTACTAATGGAGATGGGGGCATAAGGATGGGAGCCTATAATTGA
- the LOC135148491 gene encoding protein FAR1-RELATED SEQUENCE 5-like, which yields MTTTSRSESMNSFFDEFVNASTGLKEFIENSQKALEKQYLREREADYETKNKERSKITSSSLESHAASTYTKEMFRRFQHELKESGAYVVIEKERNAIYKHYEAYKTTVQEEYRKYYVLIVTENGNIPRVCRKFESLGMLCCHIIRYLYKMQWSEIPKQCITLRWTVEGNERVRDLQHKRPKIGNFLESQPARYSTLCKAFQDLAARGSCSIARYNYLMSVIEKESNFIENFLNESGKKRGREEEDDAHEVGDDDDDENFNELRNPILSQTKGRKKERVKSGIERGKAKKGRRCNFCGAIDAQHDLRNCPTKLATNCYADVS from the coding sequence ATGACCACTACCTCCAGAAGTGAGTCAATGAATTCTTTCTTCGATGAATTTGTCAATGCTAGTACCGGTTTGAAGGAGTTTATAGAGAATTCACAGAAAGCGTTGGAGAAACAATATTTACGTGAAAGAGAGGCTGATTATGAAACAAAGAACAAGGAAAGGTCCAAAATAACATCATCGTCATTGGAGAGTCATGCGGCATCTACTTACACGAAAGAAATGTTTAGACGTTTTCAACACGAACTCAAAGAAAGTGGAGCTTATGTCGTGATTGAGAAAGAGAGGAATGCAATTTACAAGCATTACGAGGCATACAAAACAACGGTCCAAGAAGAGTATAGAAAATACTATGTTTTGATCGTCACCGAGAATGGCAACATACCTCGTGTTTGTCGAAAATTTGAAAGTTTGGGAATGCTTTGCTGTCATATTATTCGATACTTGTATAAGATGCAATGGTCAGAGATTCCTAAGCAGTGCATCACTTTGAGATGGACAGTTGAAGGCAATGAAAGAGTGAGAGACTTACAACACAAGCGTCCTAAAATTGGTAATTTTCTTGAGTCACAACCCGCCCGATACAGTACTTTATGCAAAGCATTCCAAGATTTAGCAGCTCGCGGAAGTTGTTCAATAGCGAGATACAATTATCTCATGAGTGTGATTGAAAAAGAAtcgaattttattgaaaattttttgAATGAGAGTGGGAAAAAACGTGGGCGTGAGGAAGAAGATGATGCACATGAGGTCGGGGATGACGATGATGACGAAAATTTCAATGAATTGAGAAATCCTATATTATCTCAAACCAAAGGTCGTAAAAAAGAAAGGGTGAAAAGTGGCATAGAGCGCGGCAAAGCGAAAAAAGGTCGAAGATGTAATTTTTGTGGTGCAATTGATGCCCAACATGATTTAAGAAATTGTCCCACAAAATTAGCGACAAATTGCTATGCCGATGTATCTTAA
- the LOC108198218 gene encoding protein FAR1-RELATED SEQUENCE 5-like: MISKDEVLFMQRPRNITPVIRQLIITLNKSGIGPSKTLNVLGELTGGLENIGFGNQDVRNVLRDIQYYVFDSSDALEGLALLRELKRNSQGEFFYKVDVDEKNRVRTMLWVDPRSVNAYKNFGDVVVFDSTYRTNRYCMPFVPFTGVNHHYQSILFGFVLIRNETEESYLWVFKS, encoded by the coding sequence ATGATTTCAAAGGATGAAGTGCTTTTCATGCAAAGGCCAAGGAATATAACTCCCGTTATTCGGCAATTGATTATAACATTGAATAAATCGGGTATTGGGCCTTCAAAAACTTTAAACGTGTTAGGGGAGCTAACGGGTGGCTTGGAGAATATTGGATTTGGTAATCAAGATGTTCGGAATGTATTGCGTGATATTCAATATTATGTGTTTGATTCGAGTGATGCTTTAGAGGGTTTGGCATTACTTCGAGAATTGAAACGTAATAGTCAAGGTGAATTTTTCTATAAAGTTGATGTGGACGAGAAAAATCGTGTGCGGACCATGCTGTGGGTTGACCCGAGATCAGTCAATGCCTACAAAAATTTCGGAGATGTTGTTGTTTTTGACTCCACGTATCGTACTAATAGGTATTGCATGCCGTTCGTGCCATTTACGGGGGTAAATCACCATTATCAGTCGATTTTGTTCGGATTTGTCCTGATAAGGAATGAGACCGAAGAATCTTACTTATGGGTGTTTAAGAGTTGA
- the LOC108197983 gene encoding signal recognition particle subunit SRP54 2 — protein sequence MVLQQLGGSITRALQQMSNATIIDEKVLNECLNEITRALLQSDVQFKLVRDMQNNIKKIVNLDHLAAGHNKRNIIHKAIFNELCKILDPGKPAFAPKKGKPSVVMFVGLQGSGKTTTCTKYAFYHQKKGWKPALVCADTFRAGAFDQLKQNATKAKIPFYGSYMESDPVKIAVEGVERFKKENCDLIIVDTSGRHKQEAALFEEMRQVSEAMKPDLVIFVMDSSIGQAAFDQAQAFKQSVAVGAVIITKMDGHAKGGGALSAVAATKSPVIFIGTGEHMDEFEIFDVKPFVSRLLGMGDWSGFMDKIHEVVPMDQQPELLQKLSEGNFTMRIMYEQYQNILKMGPIGQVFSRLPGFSAELMPKGCEKESQAKIKRYMYMMDSMTNEELDSTNPKLMNESRIMRIARGSGRQVRDVMEMLEEYKQLAKKIWSQLKGLKIPKKGEMSALSRNMNAQHMSKVLPPQMLKQIGGMGGLQNLMKQMGGMGGMPGAKDMMGMFGGGEN from the exons ATGGTGTTGCAACAATTAGGGGGGAGCATCACGCGTGCTCTCCAGCAGATGAGCAACGCCACAATCATCGACGAGAAAGTTCTTAATGAATGTCTTAATGAAATCACTCGCGCTCTTCTTCAGTCTGATGTTCAATTCAAGCTCGTTCGTGATATGCAGAACAATATCAAGAAGATTGTCAATCTCGATCATCTCGCTGCTGGTCATAACAAGCGGAATATTATTCACAAG GCTATTTTTAATGAGTTGTGTAAGATATTGGATCCTGGGAAGCCGGCTTTTGCTCCGAAGAAAGGGAAGCCGAGTGTGGTTATGTTTGTCGGTTTACAAG GTTCCGGAAAAACCACTACCTGTACAAAATATGCATTTTATCATCAAAAGAAGGGCTGGAAACCAGCTTTAGTTTGTGCGGATACATTCAGAGCTGGTGCTTTTGACCAATTGAAGCAGAATGCTACCAAAGCTAAAATTCCTTTCTATGGAAG CTACATGGAGTCGGATCCTGTTAAAATTGCAGTGGAAGGTGTAGAAAGatttaaaaaggaaaattgTGATCTTATAATTGTGGATACCAGTGGACGCCACAAACAGGAAGCAGCTCTTTTTGAAGAGATGCGGCAAGTTTCAGAAGCAATG AAACCAGATCTTGTAATTTTTGTTATGGATAGCAGTATTGGTCAAGCTGCTTTTGATCAAGCGCAAGCATTTAAACAAAGTGTTGCAGTTGGAGCTGTAATTATTACAAAGATGGATGGACATGCAAAGGGAGGGGGTGCTCTTAGTGC AGTTGCAGCAACCAAAAGTCCAGTCATATTCATTGGAACTGGAGAACATATGGATgagtttgaaatatttgatgttaaaCCATTTGTGAGCCGTCTTTTGG GCATGGGTGATTGGTCTGGATTTATGGACAAGATTCATGAAGTTGTTCCCATGGATCAGCAGCCTGAGCTTCTGCAGAAGCTTTCAGAAGGAAACTTTACCATGAGGATTATGTATGAGCAATATCAGAACATACTTAAAATGGGACCCATTGGCCAG GTTTTTTCTAGGCTTCCTGGATTTAGTGCGGAGTTGATGCCAAAAGGCTGTGAGAAGGAAAGTCAGGCAAAGATTAAACGCTACATGTATATGATGGACTCGATGACTAACGAAG AGTTGGATAGTACTAATCCAAAGCTCATGAATGAATCTCGAATCATGAGGATAGCAAGAGGATCTGGTCGTCAAGTAAGAGATGTAATGGAGATGTTAGAGGAGTACAAACAATTGGCCAAGAAGATATGGAGTCAGCTGAAGGGCCTTAAGATTCCAAAGAAAGGAGAGATGAGTGCATTATCAAGAAACATGAATGCGCAGCATATGAGCAAGGTCCTTCCTCCACAGATGCTGAAGCAGATTGGGGGTATGGGTGGTTTACAGAATTTGATGAAACAAATGGGTGGTATGGGTGGTATGCCTGGTGCGAAAGACATGATGGGTATGTTTGGAGGTGGAGAGAACTGA